A window of Sphingobacterium sp. SRCM116780 contains these coding sequences:
- a CDS encoding DinB family protein: MTKEELIETFYNNHQEMIAYVNSLTDEHFIASNHGKWTAGQQFHHVYLVISAFPKILSSKEFILQKFGKIDRPTWSYDTVIENYFKTSRQSAQQFLPEQISAEQKVIITNDIQKVLQTIQQLLGQYTDEELDTLVIPSPLLGPMTIREMFYLMSYHATHHLRQTQENLEQRTK; this comes from the coding sequence ATGACAAAAGAAGAACTAATAGAAACATTTTATAACAATCATCAAGAAATGATTGCCTATGTAAATTCATTGACGGACGAGCATTTTATCGCTAGCAATCATGGAAAGTGGACAGCCGGACAGCAATTTCATCATGTGTACTTAGTCATATCGGCATTTCCTAAAATCCTTTCATCTAAGGAATTTATTTTACAGAAATTTGGAAAAATAGACCGCCCAACTTGGAGCTATGACACGGTCATTGAAAATTATTTTAAAACAAGTCGTCAATCTGCACAACAGTTTTTACCTGAACAGATTAGCGCTGAACAAAAGGTAATAATTACAAACGATATACAGAAAGTTTTACAGACTATTCAACAATTGTTAGGTCAATACACAGACGAAGAACTTGACACACTTGTTATACCCAGTCCTTTGCTTGGTCCTATGACCATAAGAGAGATGTTTTACCTGATGAGTTATCACGCAACGCATCATCTTAGACAGACACAGGAAAATTTAGAACAACGAACAAAATGA
- a CDS encoding zinc ribbon domain-containing protein, with protein MVHGYYTKLIRTKRLQQALTCPHCGSMHDMQLEVFCTVNHIIFIPFFSDKKTASIGCAKCGSHYNPTAFAPYTQEALDFARQAKMRWYHFTGLALLLIFATSVGTLIFMGSSENKNIIATNFENLKPNCAIYYSKAKDVNTSMLVSRIVGDTVFVHENKRSTNRNAYYVDDSDNYYKEETYFLKSELKQWLEDRKITDVSEPQTYGE; from the coding sequence ATGGTACACGGCTATTATACTAAATTAATACGAACGAAAAGGCTGCAACAAGCCTTGACCTGTCCACATTGTGGCTCGATGCACGATATGCAATTGGAAGTTTTTTGCACGGTGAATCATATCATCTTTATACCTTTTTTTTCTGACAAAAAAACAGCCAGCATAGGATGTGCCAAATGCGGAAGTCATTATAATCCCACTGCATTTGCACCCTACACACAGGAAGCACTAGATTTTGCAAGGCAAGCTAAAATGCGTTGGTATCATTTTACAGGACTGGCTTTGTTGTTGATTTTTGCAACTTCTGTAGGCACGCTTATATTTATGGGCAGTAGCGAAAACAAAAATATAATAGCAACAAATTTTGAAAATTTGAAACCCAACTGTGCCATTTATTACAGCAAAGCAAAAGATGTCAATACCAGTATGTTGGTAAGCCGGATCGTGGGCGATACCGTATTTGTGCATGAAAATAAACGCAGCACAAATCGCAATGCTTACTATGTGGATGATAGCGATAATTATTACAAAGAAGAAACTTATTTTTTAAAATCAGAACTGAAACAATGGTTGGAAGATAGAAAAATAACCGACGTTTCTGAACCGCAAACCTATGGCGAATGA